TGGTCATCGCCGGCATTGCGGTTGGCGCCACCAAGGGTTTCATCTATCTCCGCTCGGAATACCCGCATGCTCACCGTGCGCTCAACCGCGCCATCGCGCGGGCCGAGCATGCGGGCCTGCTCGGCGCCTCGGTGCTGGGGTCCGGCCGGGCCTTTCAGCTGGAAGTCCGGCTCGGCGCCGGCGCCTATATCTGCGGCGAAGAGACCTCGCTCCTCGAAAGCCTCGAGGGCAAACGCGCCATCGTCCGTGCCAAGCCGCCCTTGCCGGCGCTGCAGGGCCTGTTCGGCAAGCCGACGGTGGTCAACAACGTGCTGTCGCTGGCGAGCGTGCCTTGGATCATGGTCCATGGCGCCAAGGCCTATGCCGATTGCGGCATGGGCCGGTCGCGCGGCACCATGCCGGTGCAGCTCGGTGGCAATATCCGGCGCGGCGGCCTGGTCGAACTCGCCTTCGGCATCAGCCTGCGCACCCTGATCGAGGATTTCGGCGGCGGCACCCGCTCCGGACGGCCGCTGAAGGCCGTGCAGATCGGCGGTCCGCTCGGCGCCTATCTGCCCGACAGCCTGCTCGACACGCCAATGGACTACGAGGCACTGGCCGGCGTGCAGAGCATGCTCGGCCATGCCGGAATGGTGGTGTTCGACGACACCGCCGACATGGCGAGACAGGCGAAATTCGCCTTCGCATTCTGCGCCAAGGAAAGCTGCGGCAAATGCACGCCGTGCCGGATCGGCGCGGTGCGTGGCGTCGAGACCGTCGACCGGATCATCGCCGGCGTCGAGCGGGACAAGAATCTCGCCGTGCTGGCCGATCTCAACCGCCTGATGACCGATGCCTCGCTCTGCGCCATGGGCGGCCTGACCCCCATGCCCGTGATGAGCGC
This portion of the Phreatobacter stygius genome encodes:
- a CDS encoding formate dehydrogenase beta subunit; translation: MSDKAKPVRIYVPIDAAALSVGAEAVATAIRRAVEQRGRPVEIIRNGSRGMLWLEPLVEVETSAGRVAYGPVSPADVAGLFEAGFLEGGAHPLGHGPTEELDWLKRQQRLTFARVGLTDPLSVADYRAHGGFKGLEQALAMAPADVVERVRASGLRGRGGAGFPTGIKWKTVLDAVAEQKYIVCNADEGDSGTFADRMLMEGDPFTLIEGMVIAGIAVGATKGFIYLRSEYPHAHRALNRAIARAEHAGLLGASVLGSGRAFQLEVRLGAGAYICGEETSLLESLEGKRAIVRAKPPLPALQGLFGKPTVVNNVLSLASVPWIMVHGAKAYADCGMGRSRGTMPVQLGGNIRRGGLVELAFGISLRTLIEDFGGGTRSGRPLKAVQIGGPLGAYLPDSLLDTPMDYEALAGVQSMLGHAGMVVFDDTADMARQAKFAFAFCAKESCGKCTPCRIGAVRGVETVDRIIAGVERDKNLAVLADLNRLMTDASLCAMGGLTPMPVMSAIRHFPEDFHRPAMAVAAE